The Aeromicrobium yanjiei genome includes a region encoding these proteins:
- a CDS encoding o-succinylbenzoate synthase, whose amino-acid sequence MQPRTFAIPMPVRFRGITRREGMLIEGPAGWAEFSPFLDYDARESAPWLAAAIDSAEREWPAALRDRIPVNCTVPAVGPEQAADIVRHSGCRTAKVKVAEKGQSLAEDVARVEAVRDALGAAGRVRVDANGGWSVDEALGAINAIDLAAGGLEYVEQPCATVEELAAVRRRVDVPIAADESIRRAADPFRVVELEAADVAVLKVAPLGGVHAALRIAEQIGLPVVVSSAVDTSIGLAAGLALAAALPELPYACGLGTTSLLDGDVVASPLVPVDGYLPVGRQAVDLEAYAAVAADGETDARWQARLSAVRAVLA is encoded by the coding sequence GTGCAGCCTCGTACCTTCGCGATCCCCATGCCGGTCCGCTTCCGCGGCATCACCCGCCGCGAGGGCATGCTGATCGAGGGCCCGGCCGGCTGGGCCGAGTTCAGCCCGTTCCTGGACTACGACGCCCGCGAGAGCGCCCCGTGGCTCGCCGCCGCGATCGACTCCGCGGAGCGGGAGTGGCCTGCTGCGCTGCGCGACCGGATCCCGGTCAACTGCACCGTGCCCGCGGTCGGCCCGGAGCAGGCCGCGGACATCGTGCGCCACAGCGGCTGCCGCACCGCGAAGGTCAAGGTGGCCGAGAAGGGCCAGTCGCTGGCCGAGGACGTCGCGCGGGTCGAGGCGGTCCGCGACGCGCTCGGCGCGGCCGGCCGGGTGCGGGTCGACGCGAACGGCGGCTGGTCGGTCGACGAGGCCCTCGGGGCCATCAACGCGATCGACCTCGCGGCCGGAGGCCTGGAGTACGTCGAGCAGCCGTGCGCGACGGTCGAGGAGCTCGCCGCGGTGCGCCGCCGGGTCGACGTGCCGATCGCGGCCGACGAGTCGATCCGTCGCGCTGCGGACCCGTTCCGCGTGGTCGAGCTCGAGGCCGCGGACGTCGCGGTGCTCAAGGTGGCGCCGCTGGGGGGTGTCCACGCCGCCCTGCGGATCGCGGAGCAGATCGGCCTGCCGGTGGTCGTCTCCAGCGCGGTCGACACCTCGATCGGGCTGGCCGCGGGGCTCGCGCTCGCCGCCGCGCTGCCGGAGCTGCCGTACGCGTGCGGGCTCGGCACGACCTCGCTGCTGGACGGCGACGTCGTCGCCTCGCCGCTCGTCCCGGTCGACGGCTACCTGCCCGTGGGCCGCCAAGCCGTCGACCTCGAGGCGTACGCGGCGGTGGCCGCCGACGGGGAGACCGATGCGCGGTGGCAGGCCAGGCTCTCGGCCGTGCGGGCGGTGCTCGCATGA
- a CDS encoding metallophosphoesterase family protein, giving the protein MLRVAVVSDTHAPRFWKAMPPAVAEQLTDVDVILHAGDVCVPSVLDELAAYAPVHVVAGNNDGADVTAWGAPETLELELDGVRIAMIHDSGPKQGRAARMRRRFPDADLVVFGHSHIPWDTEQDGQRLLNPGSPTDKRRQPRGTMARLVLDAGRIVSLELVPTT; this is encoded by the coding sequence GTGCTGCGCGTCGCGGTCGTGTCCGACACCCACGCCCCCCGGTTCTGGAAGGCGATGCCCCCCGCGGTCGCCGAGCAGCTCACCGACGTCGACGTGATCCTGCACGCGGGCGACGTGTGCGTCCCGTCGGTGCTCGACGAGCTCGCGGCGTACGCGCCCGTGCACGTCGTCGCGGGCAACAACGACGGTGCGGACGTGACCGCCTGGGGTGCGCCGGAGACGCTCGAGCTCGAGCTCGACGGCGTGCGCATCGCGATGATCCACGACTCGGGCCCCAAGCAGGGTCGTGCGGCGCGGATGCGCCGGCGCTTCCCCGACGCGGACCTGGTCGTGTTCGGCCACTCGCACATCCCGTGGGACACCGAGCAGGACGGTCAGCGGCTGCTCAACCCGGGGTCGCCGACGGACAAGCGCCGGCAGCCGCGCGGCACGATGGCCCGCCTCGTGCTCGACGCCGGCCGGATCGTCTCGCTCGAGCTCGTCCCCACGACCTGA
- a CDS encoding PLP-dependent cysteine synthase family protein produces the protein MPKTSTESRAWIAEAIRRVEADANRSADTHLHVLPIPVPGIDLYLKDESVHPTGSLKHRLARSLFLYALCNGWINPSSTVIEASSGSTAVSEAYFARLIGLPFVAVMPASTSTEKIALIEFYGGRCHLVDDPGTVYDVARDLATACGGHYMDQFTYAERATDWRGNNNIAESIYEQMSAERHPCPSWIVVSAGTGGTSATIGRFVRYRRFETRIAVADPENSAFLEGWESDRSDVTTSSPSRIEGIGRMRIEPSFVGGVIDDMVRVPDAASLATMRWVSRILGRPVGGSTGTNVWASLGVIGQMVEDGQEGSVVTLLCDGGERYAHTYYDDAWLADKGIDIAPYAAALEEFSATGVLPQV, from the coding sequence GTGCCGAAGACGTCGACTGAGAGCCGGGCCTGGATCGCCGAGGCGATCCGCCGGGTCGAGGCCGACGCCAACCGCAGCGCCGACACCCATCTGCACGTCCTGCCGATCCCGGTCCCGGGCATCGACCTGTACCTCAAGGACGAGTCGGTCCACCCCACGGGCAGCCTGAAGCACCGCCTCGCGCGGTCGCTGTTCCTGTACGCGTTGTGCAACGGCTGGATCAACCCGTCGTCGACCGTGATCGAGGCGTCCAGCGGGTCCACGGCGGTCAGCGAGGCGTACTTCGCGCGGCTCATCGGCCTGCCGTTCGTCGCCGTGATGCCGGCCTCGACGAGCACCGAGAAGATCGCGCTGATCGAGTTCTACGGCGGGCGCTGCCACCTCGTGGACGATCCCGGCACCGTGTACGACGTCGCCCGCGATCTCGCGACCGCGTGCGGCGGGCACTACATGGACCAGTTCACGTACGCCGAGCGGGCGACCGACTGGCGGGGCAACAACAACATCGCGGAGTCGATCTACGAGCAGATGTCCGCCGAGCGTCACCCCTGCCCGAGCTGGATCGTGGTGAGCGCGGGCACCGGCGGCACGTCCGCGACGATCGGGCGCTTCGTGCGCTACCGCCGCTTCGAGACGCGGATCGCGGTGGCCGATCCGGAGAACTCGGCATTCCTCGAGGGCTGGGAGTCCGACCGCTCCGACGTCACGACATCGAGCCCGTCGCGCATCGAGGGCATCGGCCGCATGCGGATCGAGCCGTCGTTCGTCGGCGGGGTCATCGACGACATGGTCCGGGTGCCCGATGCGGCGTCCCTCGCCACGATGCGCTGGGTCTCGCGCATCCTCGGGCGTCCGGTCGGCGGGTCCACCGGCACGAACGTGTGGGCATCGCTGGGCGTGATCGGGCAGATGGTCGAGGACGGCCAGGAGGGCAGCGTCGTCACCCTGCTGTGCGACGGCGGCGAACGCTATGCGCACACCTACTACGACGACGCGTGGCTGGCCGACAAGGGCATCGACATCGCCCCGTACGCCGCCGCGCTCGAGGAGTTCTCCGCGACCGGGGTGCTGCCGCAGGTCTAG
- a CDS encoding DUF4229 domain-containing protein — MKAFWTYTLARFAVFAVVFAVVWFAAPIFFERTEVVNIFVLLIALVISSIISIFALSGLRARLAADVHARAERMSSRLEESRRAEDVD, encoded by the coding sequence ATGAAGGCATTCTGGACCTACACCCTGGCTCGGTTCGCGGTCTTCGCGGTGGTGTTCGCGGTCGTGTGGTTCGCGGCGCCGATCTTCTTCGAGCGGACCGAGGTCGTCAACATCTTCGTGCTGCTGATCGCGCTGGTGATCTCCTCGATCATCTCGATCTTCGCGCTGTCAGGCTTGCGGGCGCGCCTCGCGGCGGACGTCCACGCACGCGCCGAGCGCATGTCGTCGCGGCTGGAGGAGTCCCGCCGTGCCGAAGACGTCGACTGA
- the menD gene encoding 2-succinyl-5-enolpyruvyl-6-hydroxy-3-cyclohexene-1-carboxylate synthase has protein sequence MSKQRSVGVARRLVNALLGWKVTDAVLAPGSRSGPLALALAAADEQGLIRLHVRVDEREAAFLALGLAKASHRLVPVVTTSGTAVANLHPAMLEAVHADVPVLAITADRPGRLRGTGANQTTDQRQIFPGVPFIERVTQIAGGPAHLNLELDEPLIEPVEWDLRPAFSVGAARPDPDPVVLAPGPRTVVVAGDDARQPARIAALEGGWPLLAEPSSGSRNGDEAIVAYRLLLGHPPLADRIERVVSFGHATLSRPVSRLLARTDVEIVHVGGQSTFPVPAGGNVTFADRVTIAGPGPRSWLDEWKAADALATAAIDAELDGTTPYDVAKAVNAAVPPGGLLFVGSSSPIRDLDLVARPYPVGEKRLIIANRGLAGIDGVLSSAIGAALARPSSRAIAYVGDLTFLHGSNGLLIGPQEPRPDLTVVVASDDGGSIFSTLEQGGPDYAASFERIYATPTGADIGALCAGYGVSHRVVRPRELAEALAQDVAGLRVLEVPVDRSGRRELGERLARAAKVALKP, from the coding sequence ATGAGCAAGCAGCGATCGGTCGGCGTCGCCCGGCGGCTCGTCAACGCCCTGCTGGGCTGGAAGGTCACCGACGCGGTGCTGGCGCCGGGCTCACGCTCGGGGCCGCTCGCCCTGGCGCTCGCGGCCGCCGACGAGCAGGGCCTGATCCGCCTGCACGTCCGCGTCGACGAGCGGGAGGCCGCGTTCCTGGCCCTTGGCCTGGCCAAGGCGTCGCATCGCCTCGTGCCGGTCGTGACGACATCGGGCACCGCGGTGGCCAATCTGCACCCCGCGATGCTCGAGGCCGTCCACGCCGACGTCCCGGTGCTCGCGATCACGGCCGACCGGCCGGGACGCCTGCGCGGCACGGGCGCCAACCAGACGACCGACCAGCGGCAGATCTTCCCCGGCGTGCCGTTCATCGAGCGGGTCACGCAGATCGCGGGAGGGCCCGCCCACCTCAACCTCGAGCTCGACGAGCCGCTGATCGAGCCGGTCGAGTGGGACCTGCGACCGGCGTTCTCGGTCGGCGCGGCCCGGCCCGATCCGGATCCGGTCGTCCTGGCCCCGGGGCCCCGCACCGTCGTCGTCGCGGGGGACGACGCCCGCCAGCCGGCTCGCATCGCGGCGCTGGAGGGCGGCTGGCCGCTGCTGGCCGAGCCGAGCTCGGGCTCGCGCAACGGCGACGAGGCGATCGTGGCGTACCGCCTGCTGCTGGGGCACCCGCCGCTCGCCGACCGGATCGAGCGGGTCGTCAGCTTCGGTCACGCGACCCTCAGTCGGCCCGTGTCCCGGCTCCTGGCCCGCACCGACGTCGAGATCGTCCACGTGGGCGGCCAGTCGACGTTCCCGGTCCCGGCCGGTGGCAACGTGACGTTCGCGGACCGGGTGACGATCGCCGGGCCCGGGCCGCGGTCGTGGCTCGATGAGTGGAAGGCTGCCGACGCGCTCGCCACCGCAGCGATCGACGCCGAGCTCGACGGCACCACGCCGTACGACGTCGCGAAGGCCGTCAACGCGGCCGTCCCGCCGGGCGGCCTGTTGTTCGTGGGCTCGTCGAGCCCGATCCGTGACCTCGACCTCGTCGCCCGCCCCTACCCGGTCGGCGAGAAGCGCCTGATCATCGCCAACCGCGGGCTCGCGGGCATCGACGGCGTCCTGTCCAGTGCGATCGGCGCAGCGCTCGCCAGGCCGTCCAGCCGGGCGATCGCGTACGTCGGCGACCTGACGTTCCTGCACGGCAGCAACGGCCTGCTGATCGGTCCGCAGGAGCCGCGTCCCGACCTGACCGTCGTGGTGGCGTCCGACGACGGGGGCAGCATCTTCTCGACGCTCGAGCAGGGCGGGCCCGACTACGCGGCCTCGTTCGAGCGGATCTACGCCACGCCGACCGGCGCGGACATCGGCGCGCTGTGCGCGGGCTACGGGGTGTCGCACCGGGTGGTCCGCCCGCGCGAGCTCGCGGAGGCGCTCGCGCAGGACGTCGCCGGCCTCCGGGTGCTCGAGGTCCCGGTCGACCGCTCGGGTCGCCGTGAGCTGGGTGAGCGCCTCGCGCGCGCGGCGAAAGTCGCGCTCAAACCGTGA
- a CDS encoding AMP-binding protein, with protein sequence MSASLRPVSGEPREVFALVEEWVREGGEPIVIRTSGSTGEPKDVILSHDAVLASARASLARLGGPGGWLQAMPVTGVGGLQVLVRSALAGLEPVHAAEHPSLADAIRAIPGERRYASLVPTQAHRLVESGSVDVLRSLDALLIGGAAAPQDLLDALEGVNVVRTYGMSETCGGCVYDGVPLDGVQMRVDETGQVLLAGPVLFDGYADPAATAAVLRDGWFATADLGEIVDGRLRVTGRSDDVVISGGVNIALPAVTRALREVDGVRDAIALGAADEEWGARVVAYVVPADAVCLDGLRLDALRDAVQERGLPRSWAPRDVVLLDELPLLPGGKVDRRALQGDAG encoded by the coding sequence GTGAGCGCGAGCCTGCGTCCGGTGTCGGGCGAGCCGCGCGAGGTGTTCGCCCTGGTCGAGGAGTGGGTCCGCGAGGGCGGGGAGCCGATCGTGATCCGTACGTCCGGGAGCACGGGCGAGCCCAAGGACGTGATCCTGTCCCACGACGCGGTGCTCGCCTCGGCGCGGGCGAGCCTGGCCCGGCTCGGTGGGCCGGGTGGCTGGCTCCAGGCGATGCCGGTGACGGGCGTGGGCGGGTTGCAGGTGCTGGTGCGCTCGGCGCTCGCGGGCCTCGAGCCCGTCCACGCCGCGGAGCACCCGTCGCTGGCCGACGCGATCCGCGCGATCCCCGGCGAACGGCGCTACGCATCGCTCGTGCCGACCCAGGCGCACCGGCTGGTCGAGAGCGGCTCAGTCGATGTCCTCAGGTCACTCGACGCGCTCCTGATCGGCGGGGCCGCGGCGCCCCAGGACCTGCTCGACGCGCTCGAGGGCGTCAACGTCGTGCGGACGTACGGCATGAGCGAGACGTGCGGTGGTTGCGTCTACGACGGCGTCCCGCTCGACGGCGTGCAGATGCGCGTCGACGAGACGGGGCAGGTGCTGCTCGCGGGCCCCGTGCTGTTCGACGGCTATGCCGATCCCGCCGCGACCGCCGCAGTGCTGCGCGACGGCTGGTTCGCGACCGCGGACCTCGGTGAGATCGTCGACGGCAGGCTGCGGGTCACGGGGCGGTCGGACGACGTGGTCATCAGCGGCGGGGTCAACATCGCGCTGCCCGCGGTCACCCGCGCCCTGCGCGAGGTCGACGGCGTGCGCGATGCGATCGCGCTGGGTGCCGCGGACGAGGAGTGGGGCGCGCGGGTCGTGGCGTACGTCGTGCCGGCCGATGCGGTGTGCCTCGACGGGCTGCGCCTCGACGCGCTGCGGGACGCGGTCCAGGAGCGCGGGCTGCCGCGGAGCTGGGCCCCTCGGGACGTCGTGCTGCTGGATGAGCTGCCCCTGCTGCCCGGCGGCAAGGTCGACCGCCGGGCGTTGCAGGGGGACGCGGGCTGA
- a CDS encoding 1,4-dihydroxy-2-naphthoate polyprenyltransferase, translating into MTATHSPAQLWIAGARPRTLPAAVAPVLAGTGAAAYSDSVVWWKALLALGVSLALQVGVNYANDYSDGVKGTDDNRVGPLRLVGSGLVPAKRVKAAALLFLGIGGVLGFVLAATSSWWMLLVGVAAIGAAWTYTGGPSPYGYRALGEVSVFVFFGLVAVLGTAYVQVEEITAPAVAAAIGIGALACAILVANNLRDIPTDSVTGKRTLAVVLGDAGTRRLYGLLMLVAIGALVWAAFSTPWALLGLLALPLIGRAASIVASGAQGMALIPVLRDSGLIELVYAAGLAIGLAIGG; encoded by the coding sequence ATGACCGCCACCCACTCCCCCGCCCAGCTCTGGATCGCCGGAGCGCGGCCGCGCACCCTGCCCGCCGCGGTCGCACCCGTCCTGGCCGGCACCGGCGCGGCGGCGTACTCCGACTCCGTGGTGTGGTGGAAGGCCCTGCTGGCCCTGGGCGTCTCGCTCGCGCTCCAGGTCGGCGTCAACTACGCCAACGACTACTCCGACGGGGTCAAGGGCACCGACGACAACCGGGTCGGTCCGCTGCGTCTCGTCGGCTCCGGGCTGGTCCCGGCCAAGCGGGTCAAGGCGGCCGCCCTCCTGTTCCTCGGCATCGGCGGCGTGCTCGGGTTCGTCCTGGCCGCGACCTCGAGCTGGTGGATGCTGCTGGTGGGCGTCGCGGCGATCGGTGCCGCGTGGACCTACACCGGCGGCCCGTCTCCCTACGGCTACCGCGCGCTCGGCGAGGTCAGCGTGTTCGTCTTCTTCGGCCTCGTGGCGGTGCTCGGCACGGCGTACGTGCAGGTCGAGGAGATCACCGCGCCCGCGGTGGCCGCCGCGATCGGCATCGGCGCCCTCGCGTGCGCGATCCTGGTGGCCAACAACCTGCGCGACATCCCCACCGACTCGGTCACCGGCAAGCGCACGCTCGCGGTCGTCCTCGGCGACGCGGGCACCCGGAGGCTCTACGGCCTGCTCATGCTCGTCGCGATCGGCGCCCTCGTGTGGGCTGCGTTCTCGACCCCGTGGGCGCTCCTCGGCCTGCTCGCCCTGCCGCTGATCGGTCGCGCCGCGAGCATCGTGGCGTCCGGGGCGCAGGGCATGGCGCTGATCCCGGTCCTGCGCGACAGCGGGCTCATCGAGCTCGTGTACGCAGCGGGGCTCGCGATCGGCCTGGCGATCGGCGGCTGA
- a CDS encoding GMC family oxidoreductase translates to MADERYDYIVIGSGSAGGVVASRLTEDPQVSVLLLEAGPADDDDMIRMPLGFSTLFKTKWDWNYETTPQKHLAGRRAYWPRMKALGGCSSMNAMIYIRGNHADYDEWRDAYGATGWGHDDVLPYFKKAEDNTRLGDPFHGQGGPLHVEDRTYNHELSTAFIEAGVSAGLKRNDDFNGVDQEGIGSYQVTCRKGRRWSVADGYIRPAAGRPNLTILTEAFVTRIVLEGTRAVGVAYARDGQTYVARADAEVVLSGGAINSPQLLMLSGIGPGAHLRSLGIDVAVESAGVGQNLQDHPVSGILSYTKDTTDVAEMLGLGNLVKWKATGKGPLSSNVAETGAFYSSRDDLDLPDIQLHVAPTGFYDNGMHEPVRRALTTAVTLVNVQSKGHIRLRSADPSWHPEIEPGYFDDRADLDAIIGGYRTALAILREGPIAKYVDEPWLPSSAEPTDDEIIETIGALGQTLYHPVGTCAMGTVEGSVVGPDLTVHGVEGLRVADASVMPRVPRGNTNAPTVMIGEKCADLIKESR, encoded by the coding sequence ATGGCCGACGAGCGCTACGACTACATCGTGATCGGCTCCGGCAGCGCCGGTGGCGTGGTCGCGTCCCGGCTCACCGAGGATCCGCAGGTCAGCGTCCTGCTCCTCGAGGCCGGTCCGGCAGACGACGACGACATGATCCGGATGCCGCTGGGCTTCTCGACGCTGTTCAAGACCAAGTGGGACTGGAACTACGAGACGACCCCGCAGAAGCACCTCGCGGGCCGGCGCGCGTACTGGCCACGCATGAAGGCGCTCGGCGGGTGCTCCTCGATGAACGCGATGATCTACATCCGCGGCAACCACGCGGACTACGACGAGTGGCGCGATGCGTACGGTGCGACCGGTTGGGGCCACGACGACGTCCTGCCCTACTTCAAGAAGGCCGAGGACAACACCCGCCTGGGCGATCCGTTCCACGGTCAGGGCGGTCCGCTCCACGTCGAGGACCGCACCTACAACCACGAGCTGAGCACCGCGTTCATCGAGGCCGGGGTCTCGGCCGGGCTGAAGCGCAACGACGACTTCAACGGCGTCGACCAGGAGGGCATCGGGTCGTACCAGGTCACGTGCCGCAAGGGCCGGCGCTGGTCGGTCGCGGACGGCTACATCCGTCCCGCTGCCGGGCGGCCCAACCTGACGATCCTCACCGAGGCCTTCGTGACCAGGATCGTCCTGGAGGGTACCCGCGCCGTCGGCGTCGCGTACGCCCGCGACGGGCAGACGTACGTCGCGCGGGCCGACGCCGAGGTCGTGCTGAGCGGTGGGGCGATCAACAGCCCGCAGCTGCTCATGCTCTCGGGCATCGGTCCCGGCGCGCACCTGCGCTCGCTCGGCATCGACGTCGCGGTCGAGTCCGCGGGGGTCGGCCAGAACCTCCAGGACCACCCCGTCTCCGGCATCCTCAGCTACACCAAGGACACGACGGACGTCGCCGAGATGCTCGGTCTCGGCAACCTGGTGAAGTGGAAGGCCACGGGCAAGGGGCCGCTCAGCTCCAACGTGGCCGAGACCGGCGCGTTCTACTCCTCGCGCGACGATCTCGACCTGCCCGACATCCAGCTGCACGTCGCGCCGACCGGGTTCTACGACAACGGGATGCACGAGCCCGTGCGACGTGCCCTGACGACCGCCGTGACGCTCGTCAACGTGCAGAGCAAGGGCCACATCAGGCTCCGCTCGGCCGATCCGAGCTGGCACCCCGAGATCGAGCCCGGCTACTTCGACGACCGGGCCGACCTGGACGCGATCATCGGCGGCTACCGGACCGCGCTGGCCATCCTGCGCGAGGGGCCGATCGCCAAGTACGTCGACGAGCCGTGGCTCCCGTCCTCGGCCGAGCCGACCGACGACGAGATCATCGAGACGATCGGTGCTCTCGGCCAGACGCTCTATCACCCGGTCGGCACGTGCGCGATGGGCACGGTCGAGGGCAGCGTCGTCGGTCCCGATCTCACCGTCCACGGCGTCGAGGGCCTTCGGGTCGCCGACGCCTCCGTGATGCCGCGGGTCCCGCGCGGCAACACCAACGCCCCCACCGTCATGATCGGCGAGAAGTGCGCCGACCTCATCAAGGAGTCACGATGA
- a CDS encoding PLDc N-terminal domain-containing protein: protein MGKAVLVVIGVVVFVYAVFDLVATPKSRVKLLPKILWFVILLVPIVGPLLWIFWGHIGDAPPKPRSSGGWSPPPGPRGPDDDPDYLRGL, encoded by the coding sequence ATGGGGAAGGCAGTTCTGGTCGTCATCGGCGTCGTCGTGTTCGTGTACGCGGTGTTCGACCTGGTGGCGACCCCCAAGTCGCGGGTCAAGCTGCTCCCCAAGATCCTGTGGTTCGTGATCCTGCTCGTGCCGATCGTCGGGCCGCTGCTGTGGATCTTCTGGGGTCACATCGGGGACGCCCCGCCCAAGCCCCGCAGCTCGGGCGGCTGGTCTCCCCCGCCGGGGCCCCGAGGACCCGACGACGACCCCGATTACCTGCGCGGACTCTGA
- a CDS encoding aldehyde dehydrogenase family protein: MTATLENTTTNDAPRATFDSFNPANGDLVGTHPIASGAEVDAAVARAREAADWWGNLSFDERADFLLTWRSVITRRIAQLADLAHRETGKPHSDAQLEIVLAIDHVAWAAKHAKKVLGPHRVSAGLLMANQAATVEYRQLGVVGVIGPWNYPVFTPMGSIAYALAAGNTVVFKPSEYTPGVGQWLADTFTEVVKGRPVLQVVTGLGETGNALCTAAIDKLAFTGSGRTGKKVMAACAENLTPVIIEAGGKDSFIVDEDADIAKAAEAALWGGMSNAGQTCIGTERVYVHERVFDQFMSEILDQAKGLRAGADAGAKIGPITMPSQLDVIRSHVEDAVAKGAHVALGGPDAIGERFVQPTILTHVPEDSTEMTEETFGPTLAVNPVKDMDEAIRLTNATSYGLAGAVFSKKRGLEVAKQIRSGMTSVNSIIAFAGVPSLPFGGVGQSGFGRIHGPEGLKEFTYAKSITRQRFNPPMLLTSFARDAKTDGKVAQLITLLHGGKKTLR, encoded by the coding sequence ATGACCGCAACGCTCGAGAACACCACGACGAACGACGCTCCCCGCGCGACGTTCGACTCGTTCAACCCGGCCAACGGCGATCTCGTCGGCACCCACCCGATCGCGTCGGGGGCCGAGGTCGACGCGGCCGTGGCCCGGGCCCGTGAGGCCGCCGACTGGTGGGGCAACCTGTCGTTCGACGAGCGCGCGGACTTCCTGCTCACGTGGCGCAGCGTGATCACCCGTCGCATCGCTCAGCTCGCAGATCTCGCGCACCGCGAGACCGGCAAGCCGCACAGCGATGCGCAGCTCGAGATCGTCCTGGCGATCGACCACGTCGCGTGGGCCGCCAAGCACGCCAAGAAGGTCCTCGGCCCGCACCGGGTCAGCGCGGGTCTGCTGATGGCCAACCAGGCCGCGACGGTCGAGTACCGCCAGCTCGGGGTGGTCGGCGTGATCGGCCCGTGGAACTATCCGGTCTTCACGCCGATGGGCTCGATCGCGTACGCCCTCGCTGCCGGCAACACCGTGGTCTTCAAGCCGAGCGAGTACACCCCCGGCGTGGGCCAGTGGCTCGCCGACACGTTCACCGAGGTCGTCAAGGGCCGCCCCGTGCTGCAGGTCGTCACGGGGCTCGGCGAGACCGGCAACGCGCTGTGCACGGCCGCGATCGACAAGCTCGCGTTCACCGGCTCGGGCCGCACGGGCAAGAAGGTCATGGCGGCGTGCGCCGAGAACCTCACGCCGGTCATCATCGAGGCCGGCGGCAAGGACTCGTTCATCGTCGACGAGGACGCCGACATCGCCAAGGCCGCCGAGGCGGCGCTGTGGGGCGGCATGTCCAATGCGGGGCAGACCTGCATCGGCACCGAGCGCGTCTACGTCCACGAGCGCGTCTTCGACCAGTTCATGAGCGAGATCCTCGACCAGGCCAAGGGCTTGCGCGCGGGTGCCGACGCGGGCGCGAAGATCGGCCCGATCACGATGCCGTCGCAGCTCGACGTCATCCGCAGCCACGTCGAGGACGCGGTGGCCAAGGGTGCCCACGTGGCCCTCGGCGGCCCCGACGCGATCGGCGAGCGGTTCGTCCAGCCGACGATCCTCACGCACGTCCCCGAGGACTCCACCGAGATGACCGAGGAGACCTTCGGGCCCACCTTGGCGGTCAACCCGGTCAAGGACATGGACGAGGCGATCCGGCTGACCAACGCGACGTCGTACGGTCTCGCAGGCGCGGTGTTCTCCAAGAAGCGTGGCCTCGAGGTGGCCAAGCAGATCCGCTCGGGCATGACGTCGGTCAACTCGATCATCGCCTTCGCGGGCGTGCCGTCCCTGCCGTTCGGCGGGGTGGGTCAGTCGGGCTTCGGGCGCATCCACGGCCCCGAGGGGCTGAAGGAGTTCACGTACGCCAAGTCCATCACCCGGCAGCGGTTCAACCCGCCCATGCTCCTGACGTCGTTCGCCCGTGACGCCAAGACCGACGGCAAGGTCGCGCAGCTCATCACCCTCCTGCACGGAGGCAAGAAGACCCTCCGCTAG
- a CDS encoding SDR family oxidoreductase — translation MSRIAIVGGHGKIARLLIPLLVDGGHVPVALIRNPDHTAELESAGAEVTLLDIEASDTDDFARAFDGVDAVVFAAGGGADGNIERKKTVDLGGSLKSIDGAARAGVTRFVQISAMGVDEPLADDTEDTWVAYVEAKRDADVALRESSLDWTIVRPGGLTDDPGTGSITLAEKVDRGQIPRADVAALIAAVLPDRSTYGKQWEVISGDTPIADAISSAS, via the coding sequence ATGAGCCGAATCGCGATAGTCGGAGGCCACGGCAAGATCGCCCGCCTCCTGATCCCCCTTCTCGTCGACGGCGGGCACGTGCCCGTCGCCCTCATCCGCAACCCCGACCACACCGCCGAGCTGGAGTCGGCCGGCGCCGAGGTCACCCTCCTCGACATCGAGGCGTCCGACACCGACGACTTCGCCCGCGCCTTCGACGGCGTCGACGCCGTCGTGTTCGCCGCCGGCGGTGGCGCCGACGGCAACATCGAGCGCAAGAAGACCGTCGACCTCGGCGGCTCGCTGAAGTCGATCGACGGTGCGGCCCGCGCCGGCGTGACCCGCTTCGTGCAGATCTCCGCGATGGGCGTCGACGAGCCGCTCGCGGACGACACCGAGGACACCTGGGTCGCGTACGTCGAGGCCAAGCGCGACGCCGACGTCGCCCTCCGGGAGAGCAGCCTGGACTGGACGATCGTGCGTCCCGGCGGTCTGACCGACGACCCCGGCACGGGCTCGATCACCCTGGCCGAGAAGGTCGACCGCGGGCAGATCCCCCGCGCCGACGTCGCAGCCCTCATCGCCGCGGTCCTGCCCGACCGCTCGACGTACGGCAAGCAGTGGGAGGTCATCAGCGGCGACACCCCGATCGCCGACGCGATCTCCTCGGCGAGCTGA